The Ensifer adhaerens genome contains a region encoding:
- a CDS encoding ABC transporter substrate-binding protein: MIDQRLTKTTALAVLTFVLQQNAASAETKTLYIGMNGGNFERAYTEHVLPPFEKANDVKVVVVPGTSADILAKATAAKDNPQMHVMLLDDGVMVRAIGGGLCQKIAADPVLDQIQPAARLKDDMAIGVDMGMTGLAYNKKLFDEKGWPAPTSWMDMADPKFENAVVFQSASASSFGLHAFLMFNRIQGGSETNVEPGFEKFSDTIGKNVIEFIPSSAKISEMVQTGEAAIFPLTPTAVNNLKDKGIPVEYAQPKEGSVVLAVTECVIANNSEPELSQKLAHYLLSAEAQSLALDNGNIIPSNVNAKAGTDAANAKLSTFKTNMQTAKVLDWDAINQNRQEWNKRWNRMIER, encoded by the coding sequence ATGATCGACCAACGGCTTACGAAAACCACGGCCCTTGCAGTGCTGACCTTCGTCCTGCAGCAGAATGCTGCGTCGGCGGAAACCAAGACGCTCTATATCGGCATGAACGGCGGCAACTTCGAGCGGGCCTATACCGAGCACGTGCTGCCGCCCTTCGAGAAGGCGAACGACGTCAAGGTCGTCGTCGTGCCCGGCACCTCGGCCGATATCCTCGCCAAGGCAACCGCGGCCAAGGACAATCCGCAGATGCATGTCATGCTGCTCGATGATGGCGTGATGGTCCGCGCCATCGGTGGTGGCCTCTGCCAGAAGATCGCTGCCGATCCGGTGCTTGACCAGATCCAGCCGGCGGCCCGCCTGAAGGACGACATGGCAATCGGCGTCGACATGGGTATGACTGGCCTTGCCTATAACAAGAAGCTCTTCGACGAGAAGGGCTGGCCGGCGCCGACCTCGTGGATGGATATGGCCGATCCGAAGTTCGAAAACGCTGTCGTCTTCCAGTCCGCTTCCGCCTCCAGCTTCGGTCTGCACGCCTTCCTGATGTTCAACCGCATTCAGGGCGGCAGCGAGACCAATGTCGAGCCGGGCTTCGAAAAGTTCTCTGACACGATCGGCAAGAACGTCATCGAGTTCATCCCGAGCTCAGCCAAGATCTCGGAGATGGTGCAGACCGGCGAGGCCGCGATCTTCCCGCTGACCCCAACGGCCGTCAACAACCTGAAGGACAAGGGTATCCCGGTCGAATACGCCCAGCCGAAGGAAGGTTCCGTCGTACTTGCCGTCACCGAATGCGTGATTGCCAACAACAGCGAACCGGAACTCAGCCAGAAGCTCGCCCACTACCTGCTTTCGGCCGAGGCACAGAGCCTGGCGCTCGACAACGGCAACATCATCCCGTCGAACGTCAATGCCAAGGCCGGCACGGATGCCGCGAACGCGAAGCTTTCGACGTTCAAGACCAACATGCAGACCGCCAAGGTCCTCGATTGGGATGCGATCAACCAGAACCGCCAGGAATGGAACAAGCGCTGGAACCGCATGATCGAAAGGTAA
- a CDS encoding peptidoglycan D,D-transpeptidase FtsI family protein, whose protein sequence is MARQVQSRPDPRGRLLLVIGAFALVFGLMLARLVQLGVDDYERTGYIPPPPSLGRPSILDRNGNLLAIDVPSSGLYAEPRLIVDVDEAVEKLTAIFPELDGRDLHRRLKSGAAFAWIKRQVTPAEEQAVWNAGIPAIGFQREKQRFYPNGALAAHVLGTVDIDNIGIAGIERWIEGQGLEVLRQSGMDLSHRNLEPVSVTLDIRIQHALETELRKAIAKFNAKAGAGLVLDVTNGEILALVSYPDFDPNLPVDASKPDRINRIAAATFEMGSTFKALTTAMALDSGQFTLRSVIDASRPLAFGRFRINDYRGQYRPLTVPEAFIYSSNISMAKMAIAVGPENLKAFLGRFGQMSRLTTELPESAHPQLPRRWGEIDTATASYGHGIAVTPLQASIAVAALVNGGRLIRPTLIKGAPLEDRIIARDLIKPETGEALRYLLRLNAKTGSAKRAEVKGYFIGGKTGTAEKVVGGRYSKELNITSFMGVVPVDNPRYLLLTLLDEPKGLPETYGFRTSGWNAAPLGGAVFERILPMLQLMPDFEIADVSFPEISDQGAFGSQLFPSSTSKGERNRAAINGAL, encoded by the coding sequence ATGGCACGCCAGGTTCAGTCCCGGCCGGATCCTCGCGGCCGCCTTCTCCTCGTCATTGGCGCCTTTGCGCTCGTCTTCGGGCTTATGCTCGCGCGCCTCGTCCAGCTTGGCGTCGACGACTATGAGCGGACCGGCTACATCCCGCCACCGCCGAGCCTCGGTCGTCCGTCGATCCTTGACCGAAACGGCAACCTGCTGGCGATCGACGTACCGAGTTCCGGGCTATATGCCGAACCACGGCTGATCGTCGACGTCGATGAAGCCGTCGAGAAACTGACCGCGATCTTTCCAGAACTCGATGGGCGTGACCTCCACCGGCGGCTGAAGAGTGGTGCTGCCTTTGCCTGGATCAAGCGCCAGGTGACGCCGGCGGAGGAGCAGGCCGTCTGGAACGCCGGCATTCCCGCCATAGGTTTTCAGCGCGAGAAGCAGCGCTTCTATCCGAACGGCGCGCTTGCCGCCCATGTGCTCGGCACCGTCGACATCGACAATATCGGCATTGCCGGCATCGAGAGATGGATCGAGGGGCAGGGGCTGGAAGTCCTGCGCCAAAGCGGCATGGATCTCTCCCACCGCAATCTCGAGCCGGTCAGCGTCACCCTCGACATCCGCATCCAGCATGCGCTCGAGACCGAGCTTCGCAAAGCGATCGCCAAGTTCAACGCCAAGGCGGGCGCCGGCCTGGTGCTCGATGTCACCAATGGCGAGATCCTGGCGCTGGTTTCCTATCCCGATTTCGACCCGAATCTTCCGGTCGACGCATCGAAGCCCGATCGCATCAACCGCATCGCGGCTGCCACCTTCGAGATGGGATCGACCTTCAAGGCATTGACGACGGCGATGGCGCTCGACTCCGGGCAATTCACCCTTCGCTCCGTCATCGACGCCAGCAGACCGCTCGCCTTCGGCCGCTTCCGCATCAACGACTATCGCGGCCAGTACCGGCCGCTGACCGTGCCCGAGGCCTTCATCTATTCCTCCAACATATCGATGGCGAAGATGGCGATCGCCGTAGGCCCGGAAAACCTCAAGGCCTTCCTTGGACGCTTCGGGCAGATGTCGCGGCTGACGACGGAACTGCCGGAAAGCGCTCACCCACAATTGCCGCGGCGGTGGGGCGAGATCGATACGGCGACCGCTTCCTATGGCCACGGCATCGCCGTGACGCCGCTGCAGGCGAGCATCGCGGTGGCAGCGCTCGTCAACGGCGGTCGGCTCATCCGGCCGACCCTGATCAAGGGCGCGCCGCTGGAGGATCGCATCATTGCGCGCGATCTGATCAAGCCGGAGACCGGCGAGGCACTTCGTTATCTCCTGCGCCTCAACGCCAAGACAGGATCGGCGAAACGGGCTGAGGTCAAAGGCTACTTCATCGGCGGCAAGACCGGCACGGCAGAGAAGGTTGTCGGCGGACGCTATTCCAAGGAGCTCAACATCACGTCCTTCATGGGCGTCGTTCCCGTGGACAATCCGCGCTACCTGCTGCTCACCCTGCTCGACGAACCCAAGGGCTTGCCGGAGACCTACGGCTTCCGAACGTCCGGCTGGAATGCGGCGCCGCTCGGCGGCGCAGTCTTCGAGCGTATCCTGCCGATGCTCCAGCTGATGCCCGATTTCGAGATCGCCGATGTCAGCTTCCCCGAGATCAGCGATCAGGGCGCCTTCGGCTCGCAGCTTTTTCCGTCCTCGACGAGCAAAGGCGAGCGCAACAGGGCCGCAATCAACGGCGCACTTTGA
- a CDS encoding (2Fe-2S)-binding protein: MTMHAQFRRRYRLDETPVPFTLNGMAETGRRGDTVLTAILSVSGRLRQTEFTGEDRAGFCLIGACQDCYVMLANGSRIRACSTALEPGMAFITDLGAMAEAIHE, encoded by the coding sequence ATGACGATGCATGCACAATTTCGCCGGCGCTACCGGCTGGACGAGACACCCGTGCCCTTCACGCTGAACGGCATGGCCGAAACCGGTCGCCGCGGCGATACGGTGCTGACGGCGATCCTGTCGGTCAGCGGCCGCCTCCGGCAAACCGAATTCACTGGCGAGGACCGCGCCGGCTTCTGCCTGATCGGCGCCTGCCAGGATTGTTACGTGATGTTGGCGAACGGCAGTCGCATCAGGGCCTGCAGCACGGCGCTTGAGCCGGGCATGGCCTTCATCACCGATCTCGGCGCGATGGCGGAGGCGATCCATGAGTAA
- a CDS encoding NAD(P)/FAD-dependent oxidoreductase translates to MSKPLQPVIVGAGPAGIRAAERVVRAGLRPIVLDEGQRAGGQIYRRPLIEDGRSYRSRYGSEAGKAQRLHQAFEALLPDIDYRPETLVWNISAPERGNQLDILSSGVHRQIGFSQLILCTGATDRVLPFPGWTTPGVYTLGASQTALKAQGCTIGDRVVFMGSGPLLYLVAWQYMKAGARVEAVLDTAPVTSKRYLLSLAAHAPRIVALGLFYGLQLQLAGVKIRYGVRPEAVLGTSQVEGLRYRRRTLTGEAVESIACDALAYGFALRPETQLADLAGCRFRFDARDRVWLPERDALGRTSRSDVYVAGDGSGIAGADAAEISGELAAAALLEDTGRALADAAGLVAAREAILRQRDILEQAFPFPDDWFETVPDETTLCRCEEITIAEGRRAIASGSITEINRLKALSRVGMGRCQGRMCSAAATELLSGACATSAGEVGRLRAQAPVKPIPLGFGGRVEAEVRS, encoded by the coding sequence ATGAGTAAGCCTCTGCAGCCGGTCATCGTCGGCGCCGGACCCGCGGGCATTCGCGCCGCCGAGCGCGTCGTCCGCGCCGGTCTCAGACCGATCGTGCTCGACGAAGGCCAACGCGCTGGCGGCCAGATCTATCGCCGGCCGCTGATCGAGGACGGACGATCCTACCGGAGCCGCTATGGTTCGGAAGCGGGCAAGGCACAAAGGTTGCACCAGGCCTTCGAGGCGCTGTTGCCAGACATCGACTACCGACCAGAAACGCTCGTCTGGAACATTTCGGCACCCGAACGTGGCAACCAGCTCGACATTCTCTCATCAGGTGTTCACAGGCAGATCGGCTTTTCGCAATTGATCCTGTGCACCGGCGCGACCGATCGTGTCCTGCCGTTCCCGGGATGGACGACGCCAGGCGTCTATACGCTTGGCGCCTCGCAGACAGCACTCAAGGCGCAAGGCTGCACGATCGGCGACCGCGTCGTTTTCATGGGCTCCGGGCCGCTGCTCTATCTCGTCGCCTGGCAATACATGAAAGCCGGCGCGCGCGTGGAGGCGGTGCTCGACACAGCACCCGTCACATCGAAGCGGTACCTGCTGTCGCTTGCCGCGCATGCGCCGCGGATCGTCGCGCTTGGCCTGTTCTACGGGCTGCAGCTTCAGCTTGCCGGTGTAAAAATCCGCTACGGCGTGAGGCCCGAGGCGGTCCTGGGCACGTCGCAGGTCGAAGGTCTTCGCTATCGTCGACGCACGCTCACAGGCGAAGCTGTCGAGTCGATTGCCTGTGATGCGCTCGCCTATGGCTTTGCCCTTCGCCCGGAAACACAGCTTGCCGATCTTGCCGGCTGCCGGTTCCGCTTCGACGCGCGCGACCGTGTCTGGTTGCCGGAGCGCGACGCCCTGGGACGCACGAGCCGATCGGACGTTTATGTTGCCGGTGATGGCAGCGGTATTGCCGGTGCGGATGCCGCGGAAATCTCGGGCGAACTCGCAGCCGCGGCTCTGCTTGAGGATACGGGGCGAGCACTGGCGGATGCCGCGGGACTGGTGGCGGCACGCGAGGCGATTCTGCGCCAGCGCGACATCCTCGAACAGGCCTTCCCCTTCCCGGATGACTGGTTCGAGACAGTTCCGGACGAAACGACGCTTTGCCGTTGCGAAGAAATCACCATCGCTGAGGGGCGTCGGGCCATTGCGTCAGGATCGATCACCGAAATCAACCGCCTGAAGGCGCTGAGCCGTGTCGGCATGGGGCGCTGTCAGGGACGGATGTGCTCTGCTGCCGCGACCGAACTGCTGAGTGGCGCATGCGCTACGTCTGCGGGTGAGGTCGGCCGCCTGCGTGCCCAGGCGCCGGTGAAGCCGATCCCGCTCGGCTTTGGCGGACGTGTCGAGGCGGAGGTCCGTTCATGA
- a CDS encoding NAD(P)/FAD-dependent oxidoreductase — MSRRISVDVAIIGGGLVGSSAALAMRKAGLSVVLLDKGYCGAQASGVNYGGVRRQGRSPEQLPLSQRAHRLWPQLKAMIGIDAEYVRSGHLKLARTEKDFAKLEAYAEAVRDYGLGLELVAGSALADRFPWLSAKAVGASLCPDDGHANPRLVAPAFARAAERAGVTVLEQTPVREVTATGNGFAILAGDGIEIRCRQLVNSAGAWSDRFAAQFGEAVPLTRIYPSMVVTEPLPLRLPVSMGEQGGSFYGRQVARGNYVMGGGRGLPLTNADYSRPSVTAASSVMQRAIALFPHLADAQVIRFWSGTEAEMPDGNPVIGPSETTSGLFHAFGFCGAGFQTAPAVGEVLSELVTDGRTTTPIQAFSIGRFRKVAVETAASL, encoded by the coding sequence ATGAGCCGGCGCATCTCCGTCGACGTCGCGATCATCGGCGGCGGGCTGGTCGGCAGCTCCGCAGCACTCGCCATGCGCAAGGCCGGACTTTCGGTTGTTCTGCTGGACAAGGGCTATTGCGGCGCGCAGGCGAGCGGCGTGAACTATGGCGGCGTGCGCCGGCAAGGCCGATCGCCGGAGCAACTGCCGCTGTCACAAAGGGCGCATCGGCTCTGGCCGCAGCTGAAGGCGATGATCGGCATCGATGCCGAATATGTCCGCTCCGGCCATTTGAAGCTCGCCCGCACCGAGAAGGATTTTGCCAAGCTCGAGGCCTATGCCGAGGCCGTGAGAGATTATGGTCTCGGGCTCGAACTCGTCGCCGGATCGGCGTTGGCCGATCGGTTTCCCTGGCTTTCGGCGAAGGCGGTCGGCGCTTCGCTCTGCCCCGATGACGGCCATGCCAATCCGCGCCTCGTGGCACCTGCATTCGCAAGAGCGGCCGAGCGTGCCGGTGTTACCGTGCTGGAGCAGACACCGGTGCGCGAGGTCACGGCAACCGGCAACGGTTTTGCCATCCTCGCCGGTGACGGTATCGAGATCCGCTGTCGACAACTGGTCAATTCTGCCGGTGCCTGGTCCGATCGCTTCGCCGCCCAGTTTGGAGAGGCGGTCCCGCTGACACGGATCTATCCGTCGATGGTCGTCACTGAACCGTTGCCACTGCGCCTGCCGGTCAGCATGGGCGAGCAAGGCGGCAGCTTCTACGGCCGGCAGGTGGCGCGCGGAAACTATGTCATGGGTGGCGGTCGCGGCCTGCCGCTTACCAACGCGGACTACTCGCGCCCGTCGGTGACAGCTGCCTCCTCGGTCATGCAGCGTGCGATCGCGCTCTTTCCGCATCTGGCGGATGCCCAGGTCATCCGCTTCTGGTCCGGCACCGAGGCGGAGATGCCCGATGGCAACCCGGTGATTGGCCCAAGCGAAACGACATCAGGGCTTTTCCATGCCTTCGGCTTCTGCGGTGCCGGCTTTCAGACCGCACCCGCCGTCGGCGAGGTGCTGTCGGAGCTCGTCACCGACGGGCGCACGACCACACCCATTCAAGCCTTTTCCATTGGCCGCTTCCGCAAGGTGGCGGTCGAAACTGCAGCCTCGTTGTAA